One genomic segment of Tiliqua scincoides isolate rTilSci1 chromosome 6, rTilSci1.hap2, whole genome shotgun sequence includes these proteins:
- the LOC136655443 gene encoding toll-like receptor 6: protein MAEIKRSGTNNFPCICIYIITFWNNIHISAEHEFTANYSKSLLHAVPKKLATETVVLDLSHNTISKLHTSDFRYLTKLQVLILSYNNISQLDFSVFQYNEDLEHLDLSHNNLRTLSCHPVGRLRYLDLSYNNYTAMTVCPEFSRMVQLERLGLSARRIQKSDFTVLAHLQLDSLFLGLEDLSEYSPGHLLMFNVKSLRIVLPTNTEFPVVLDLNLTDTESLELSNIQGKQVNVIKEFLSKLNKNGKLLNLTLNNIEVSWKNITVMFQYVWQSSIEYFTVHDVTILEIIPQPLSYTNTSLKALTIKDTKLKYMIFDQHAVYQTFADMNIKALTISNSQMVYMVCPSNPSSFTYLCFSNNTLSNTGFEGCNNLKLLETLILQKNQFKELDKVSSMTSHMKSLKYLDLSQNLLQYKDNQNGCYWGGNLAQLNLSFNRLSDLVFSCLPINIQVLDLQNNDIASVSEEMVELTSLKELNLASNRLTDLPGCGRFSSLRWLNVEMNSIFSQASKFLQSCENIKKLKGGHNPFTCSCELRQFINLRKNDFVELVDWPESYMCEYPDDLRGLLLKDFHVSEIVCNTNLLIAVVLITTVVLAVTVSLLCIWFDIPWYLKMLWQWSQVKHRGWKNNTEVLVNNVEFHAFISYSECDCDWVKNVLIPNLEKEDGSIRICQHERNFVAGKSIVENIIDCIEKSYKSIFVLSPNFVQSEWCHYELYFAHHKLFSENADNLILILLESIPAYIIPAKYHQLKAVMAKRTYLEWPKEKSKQGLFWANLRASIHVKLSGNEEMRVLW from the coding sequence ATGGCAGAAATAAAACGTTCAGGCACAAACAATTTTCCCTGCATTTGCATCTATATAATAACTTTCTGGAACAATATTCACATTTCTGCAGAACATGAATTTACAGCAAACTATTCAAAGAGCTTGCTCCATGCTGTTCCAAAGAAACTTGCAACAGAAACAGTGGTATTGGATTTGTCACATAATACTATATCCAAACTTCATACTTCTGATTTTAGATATCTTACCAAATTGCAAGTATTAATTCTGTCTTACAACAACATCAGTCAGCTTGACTTCAGTGTTTTCCAATACAATGAGGACTTAGAACATCTAGATCTGTCCCATAACAATTTGAGAACTCTTTCCTGCCATCCTGTTGGAAGACTCAGGTATCTAGATCTCTCTTACAATAATTATACAGCCATGACCGTATGCCCTGAGTTTAGCAGGATGGTGCAGCTGGAACGTCTTGGCCTGAGTGCTAGAAGAATACAGAAATCAGATTTCACTGTTCTTGCACATTTACAGCTGGATTCTCTGTTTTTGGGCTTAGAAGACCTCTCTGAATATAGTCCTGGACACCTTCTAATGTTCAACGTAAAGAGTCTTCGAATTGTACTTCCTACAAATACAGAATTCCCTGTTGTTTTGGATCTAAATCTCACAGACACAGAAAGTTTAGAACTCTCAAATATCCAAGGGAAACAAGTCAATGTGATAAAAGAATTCTTGTCAAAACTcaacaaaaatggaaaattgCTAAATCTAACACTTAACAATATAGAAGTGTCCTGGAAAAACATCACTGTTATGTTTCAATATGTGTGGCAAAGCAGTATTGAATATTTCACTGTCCATGATGTGACAATTCTAGAAATCATTCCACAGCCTCTCTCGTATACTAACACCTCACTAAAAGCTTTGACAATTAAAGATACTAAACTCAAATATATGATATTTGACCAGCATGCTGTCTATCAAACGTTTGCAGACATGAACATTAAAGCGTTGACAATTTCAAATTCACAAATGGTATACATGGTTTGTCCCTCAAATCCTAGTAGTTTCACCTACTTATGCTTTTCAAATAATACCTTGTCTAACACAGGTTTTGAAGGCTGCAACAACTTGAAACTCCTCGAAACACTTATTCTGCAGAAGAACCAATTTAAAGAACTTGATAAAGTGAGTTCAATGACCAGTCACATGAAATCTCTGAAATATTTGGACCTGAGCCAAAATTTGTTACAGTACAAAGACAATCAAAATGGGTGTTACTGGGGTGGAAATCTTGCTCAACTGAATCTGTCATTCAACCGGTTGTCTGATTTGGTCTTTAGCTGTTTACCAATCAATATCCAAGTGCTGGATCTTCAAAACAATGACATTGCAAGCGTTTCTGAAGAGATGGTTGAGTTGACCAGTTTGAAAGAGCTCAACTTGGCTTCTAATAGGCTGACTGATTTGCCTGGGTGTGGTCGGTTTAGTAGTCTAAGATGGTTGAATGTCGAAATGAATTCAATTTTCTCGCAGGCTTCCAAATTCTTACAAAGTTGTGAAAACATCAAAAAGCTAAAAGGAGGTCACAATCCATTCACGTGCTCCTGTGAATTAAGACAGTTCATTAACCTCAGAAAAAATGACTTTGTGGAGCTAGTTGACTGGCCTGAGTCATACATGTGTGAATACCCAGATGATTTAAGGGGACTCCTCCTGAAGGATTTTCATGTTTCTGAAATTGTTTGCAACACAAATCTCCTGATTGCTGTGGTTCTAATTACTACAGTGGTCTTAGCAGTTACAGTATCATTGCTGTGCATCTGGTTTGACATTCCGTGGTATTTGAAGATGCTGTGGCAGTGGAGTCAAGTAAAGCACAGGGGTTGGAAGAATAATACTGAAGTTTTGGTAAACAATGTAGAGTTCCATGCTTTCATCTCCTATAGTGAGTGTGATTGTGACTGGGTGAAAAATGTCCTGATTCCAAACCTAGAGAAGGAGGATGGTTCTATACGGATCTGCCAACATGAGAGGAACTTTGTTGCAGGCAAAAGCATAGTTGAGAATATCATAGACTGCATTGAGAAAAGTTACAAGTCCATCTTTGTGTTGTCTCCCAATTTTGTGCAGAGCGAATGGTGTCATTACGAGCTCTACTTTGCTCATCACAAGTTGTTCAGTGAAAATGCTGACAATTTAATTCTTATTTTGCTGGAGTCAATCCCTGCATACATCATTCCTGCCAAATACCACCAACTTAAAGCTGTCATGGCCAAGAGGACCTACTTGGAGTGGCCAAAAGAGAAGAGCAAGCAAGGACTTTTCTGGGCTAATCTTCGAGCATCCATTCATGTTAAACTTTCAGGCAATGAAGAAATGAGGGTGCTGTGGTAA